One segment of Tenrec ecaudatus isolate mTenEca1 chromosome 1, mTenEca1.hap1, whole genome shotgun sequence DNA contains the following:
- the LOC142438292 gene encoding olfactory receptor 6N2-like: protein MDHANDTGIHNFILAGFTVTGNMRPLAVMGALCIYVLTLAGNLFIIVLVKADSGLSTPMYFFISVLSFLEIWYLYVFLSLGITECYLLGVMAWDRYLAICRPLHYHALMSRQVQLWLAVASWVAGFSAALVPASLTATLPFCWKEVAHYFCDLAPLMRLACVDTSWHTQVHKTVIGAINICDLLIILGLYGGILRAVLKLPSAASRAKAFSTCSSHMTVVTLFFGSAFIVYVGPPEIRADGKDKLIALVYALFTPFFNPIIYTLRNKEVKEAMKRVTQKIRVVC from the exons ATGGATCATGCCAATGACACAGGGATCCATAATTTCATCCTTGCTGGTTTCACTGTCACTGGAAATATGCGACCTCTTGCCGTCATGGGGGCCCTATGCATCTATGTCCTTACCCTGGCAGGGAACCTGTTCATCATTGTCCTGGTGAAAGCAGATTCTGGGCTGtccacacccatgtacttcttcatcAGTGTCCTCTCCTTCTTGGAGATCTGGTAT CTGTATGTCTTCCTTTCCTTGGGCATAACTGAGTGCTACCTGCTAGGGGTGATGGCCTGGGACCGCTACCTTGCCATTTGTCGCCCACTCCATTACCATGCACTGATGAGCAGACAGGTCCAACTATGGCTGGCAGTGGCATCCTGGGTGGCTGGCTTCTCAGCAGCACTTGTACCAGCCAGCCTCACAGCCACTCTTCCCTTCTGCTGGAAAGAGGTGGCCCATTACTTTTGTGATCTGGCACCTCTAATGCGATTGGCATGTGTGGACACAAGTTGGCatactcaagtccataagacagTGATTGGAGCGATCAATATCTGTGACCTTTTAATCATTTTGGGGCTCTATGGTGGGATCCTGAGAGCTGTTTTGAAGTTGCCCTCAGCAGCAAGTCGTGCCAAGGCCTTCTCTACCTGCTCCTCTCACATGACTGTAGTGACGCTCTTCTTTGGCTCTGCCTTCATTGTCTATGTTGGACCCCCAGAGATCCGAGCTGATGGCAAAGACAAGCTTATTGCTTTAGTCTATGCTCTTTTTACCCCTTTCTTCAACCCTATAATTTATACCCTTCGTAACAAAGAGGTGAAGGAGGCTATGAAGAGAGTCACTCAGAAGATTAGGGTTGTGTGTTAA
- the LOC142438308 gene encoding olfactory receptor 6N1-like translates to MMDHANDTGIHNFILAGFTATGNMRPLAVLGTLCIYLLTLAGNLFIIVLVKADSGLSTPMYFFISILSFLEIWYVSTTVPTLLHTLLHGKLPISSVVCFIQLYVFHSLGLTECYLLGVMAWDRYLAICRPLHYHALMNRQVQLCLAVASWVAGFSEGLVPGSLIATLPFCWKEVAHYFCEVAPLMRLACVDTSWHARVHRTVIGVINACNLLFILGLYWGILRAVMKLPSAASRAKAFSTCSSHMTVVTLFFGSAFIVYSGPPTIRANGRDKLIALVYSLFTPFFNPIIYTLRNKEVKEAMKRVSQRIRAVC, encoded by the coding sequence ATGATGGATCATGCTAATGACACTGGGATCCATAATTTCATCCTTGCTGGTTTCACTGCCACTGGAAATATGCGACCTCTTGCCGTATTGGGGACCCTATGCATCTATCTCCTCACCCTGGCAGGGAACCTGTTCATCATTGTCCTGGTGAAAGCAGATTCTGGACTGtccacacccatgtacttcttcatcAGTATCCTCTCCTTCTTGGAGATCTGGTATGTCAGCACCACGGTACCCACACTGCTGCATACCCTGCTCCATGGCAAATTACCCATCTCATCTGTGGTGTGTTTCATCCAGCTCTATGTCTTCCATTCCTTGGGCCTGACTGAGTGCTACCTGCTAGGGGTGATGGCCTGGGACCGCTACCTTGCCATTTGTCGCCCACTCCATTACCATGCACTGATGAACAGACAGGTCCAACTATGTTTGGCAGTGGCTTCTTGGGTGGCTGGCTTCTCAGAAGGGCTTGTGCCAGGCAGCCTCATAGCCACTCTTCCCTTCTGCTGGAAAGAGGTGGCCCATTACTTTTGTGAAGTGGCACCTCTAATGCGGTTAGCATGTGTGGACACAAGTTGGCATGCTCGAGTCCATAGGACAGTGATTGGAGTGATCAATGCTTGTAACCTTTTATTCATTTTGGGGCTCTATTGGGGAATCCTGAGAGCTGTAATGAAGTTGCCCTCAGCAGCAAGTCGTGCCAAGGCCTTCTCTACCTGCTCCTCTCATATGACTGTAGTGACGCTCTTCTTTGGCTCTGCCTTCATTGTTTATTCAGGACCACCCACAATCCGAGCTAATGGCCGAGACAAGCTTATTGCTTTAGTCTATTCTCTTTTTACCCCTTTCTTCAACCCTATTATTTATACCCTTCGTAACAAAGAGGTGAAGGAGGCTATGAAGAGAGTCTCTCAGAGGATTAGAGCTGTGTGTTAA